A genomic stretch from Desulfovibrio sp. TomC includes:
- a CDS encoding envelope stress response membrane protein PspB, whose translation MMGLLSSLVVAGAVLIGLVIMGVIFLLGVRLVRPGSSAPRGGDPDEAQLLQEIHRSLGRLESRVETLETLVLDARNKGNGPCDT comes from the coding sequence TTGCTTTCCTCCCTGGTCGTGGCCGGAGCCGTCCTGATCGGTCTGGTCATCATGGGCGTCATTTTCCTGCTTGGCGTCCGTCTGGTGCGGCCGGGCTCTTCGGCCCCGCGCGGCGGCGATCCCGATGAGGCCCAGCTGCTCCAGGAGATCCACCGCAGCCTGGGACGCCTGGAAAGCCGTGTCGAAACCCTGGAAACCCTCGTTCTCGACGCTCGAAACAAGGGGAACGGGCCATGCGACACATAA
- the pspC gene encoding envelope stress response membrane protein PspC, with product MRHISELDFRNLYRSRRGAILGVCKGLAVFLDVPVYAVRLGVVVLTPFTGVWPMLAAYLIAGFVIKPEPVLAPASDEERDFYDDYVSSRKNALTRVKRRFEALERRVRRLEDHVTSREYDFDRRLHRP from the coding sequence ATGCGACACATAAGCGAACTGGATTTTCGCAATCTCTACCGTTCGCGCCGCGGGGCCATTTTGGGCGTGTGCAAAGGGCTGGCCGTCTTCCTCGACGTGCCGGTCTACGCCGTGCGTCTGGGCGTCGTCGTGCTCACGCCCTTTACCGGCGTCTGGCCCATGCTCGCCGCCTACCTGATCGCTGGATTCGTCATCAAGCCCGAGCCGGTGCTGGCCCCGGCTTCCGACGAAGAACGGGATTTTTACGATGATTACGTGAGCTCGCGCAAAAACGCCCTGACCCGGGTCAAGCGCCGTTTCGAGGCCCTGGAGCGCCGGGTGCGCCGCCTGGAAGATCACGTCACTTCACGGGAGTATGATTTCGACCGCCGGCTGCACCGGCCCTGA
- a CDS encoding ribonuclease H-like domain-containing protein — protein MLTHTFLHLPGLGPSTERRLWDAGFLTWDDVLDAKEAPLASSKAPLWRDELLASKERLQAGDADWFAARLPPAESWRLFFDFRDHLACVDIETDGTPQNEITAVALYDGKNTARTYAHGKNLHDFTDDITASKVLVTFNGRCFDAPILTSHLGAKLPKAHIDLRNVLCGIGIKGGLKKCEEHYGVDRGDLAGADGYLAVLLWREYARHGTPAVLETLLAYNAADVLALPVLLAHAINERLRQTPFAHLYTQPIPAPGENPHSPDTEVLRRVWHDRRPGSGFGWGR, from the coding sequence GTGCTTACCCATACCTTCCTGCATCTTCCCGGCCTTGGCCCTTCCACCGAACGCCGCCTCTGGGACGCCGGTTTCCTGACCTGGGACGACGTTCTCGACGCCAAGGAAGCGCCGCTGGCCTCCAGCAAAGCGCCCCTGTGGCGCGATGAACTGCTGGCCTCCAAAGAGCGCCTGCAAGCCGGCGACGCCGACTGGTTCGCCGCCCGTCTGCCCCCGGCCGAGAGCTGGCGACTGTTCTTCGATTTCCGCGACCACCTCGCCTGCGTCGATATCGAAACCGACGGCACCCCCCAAAACGAGATCACCGCCGTGGCCCTCTACGACGGCAAAAATACCGCCCGGACCTACGCTCACGGCAAAAATCTCCACGACTTCACCGACGACATCACCGCCAGCAAAGTGCTCGTCACCTTTAATGGCCGCTGCTTCGACGCGCCCATCCTGACCTCCCATCTCGGCGCGAAACTGCCCAAGGCCCACATCGACCTGCGAAATGTCCTGTGCGGCATCGGCATCAAAGGCGGGCTTAAAAAATGCGAGGAACACTACGGCGTCGATCGCGGCGACCTGGCCGGCGCCGACGGCTACCTGGCCGTGCTCCTGTGGCGTGAATATGCCCGCCATGGAACGCCCGCCGTTCTTGAAACCCTGCTCGCCTACAACGCCGCCGATGTCCTGGCCCTGCCCGTCCTGCTGGCCCACGCCATAAACGAACGCCTGCGCCAGACACCCTTCGCCCACCTGTACACCCAGCCCATCCCCGCTCCCGGCGAGAATCCCCACAGCCCCGATACCGAGGTGCTGCGCCGCGTCTGGCATGACCGACGCCCCGGTTCCGGGTTCGGTTGGGGCCGGTAG
- a CDS encoding MarR family winged helix-turn-helix transcriptional regulator produces MPTDHVVSLISRVRERANALVVAELKRRGHPDLAPSHGAILATLYACGPVPMGALARSIDRKKNTLTVLVRKLESAGYVCRQDSPSDSRVALIALTPKGEGFRKDFQEISDILLAAVWGTMEETSKEALVDGLERVLANLE; encoded by the coding sequence ATGCCAACCGATCATGTCGTATCGCTCATCAGCCGGGTCCGGGAGAGGGCCAATGCGCTTGTCGTGGCGGAACTTAAGCGGCGTGGGCATCCCGATCTGGCCCCGTCCCATGGAGCGATCCTGGCCACGCTGTATGCCTGCGGCCCGGTTCCCATGGGCGCGTTGGCCAGGAGCATCGACCGGAAAAAAAACACGCTGACCGTGCTGGTCAGGAAGCTCGAAAGCGCCGGCTATGTGTGTCGTCAGGACTCTCCGTCCGATTCCCGGGTGGCTCTCATCGCCCTGACGCCCAAAGGCGAAGGGTTTCGCAAGGATTTTCAGGAAATCTCGGACATACTCCTGGCCGCTGTCTGGGGAACCATGGAAGAAACGTCCAAAGAGGCCCTTGTCGACGGGTTGGAGCGGGTGTTGGCCAACCTGGAGTGA
- a CDS encoding cupin domain-containing protein, translated as MPAQLPQEMALAGPETVNRMWLDGALEERVQTLASGLVQRPEKGKRMEKAQTNYTVGSFAGVETTGRMTFKDMLDLSGSELSVNALPAGVSVPFTHWHKRNEEVYVVLSGTGQFYVDGDEFAVAQGSVIRVSPAGERCLKADATSPLLYLCLQTEANSLVQATENDGVIVASKPSWL; from the coding sequence GTGCCGGCGCAGTTGCCGCAGGAGATGGCCTTGGCTGGGCCGGAAACGGTCAATCGGATGTGGTTGGATGGCGCTTTAGAGGAACGTGTTCAAACCCTGGCGTCTGGTTTGGTCCAGCGTCCAGAAAAGGGGAAGCGTATGGAAAAGGCTCAAACGAATTACACGGTCGGGTCATTTGCGGGAGTGGAGACGACTGGAAGGATGACATTCAAGGACATGTTGGATCTTTCCGGATCGGAGCTGTCGGTCAATGCCTTGCCGGCTGGCGTCAGTGTTCCCTTCACGCACTGGCACAAACGAAATGAAGAGGTGTATGTCGTCCTCAGTGGAACGGGGCAGTTTTACGTGGATGGCGATGAATTCGCCGTCGCCCAGGGCAGCGTCATCCGCGTCAGTCCGGCTGGGGAGCGATGCCTGAAGGCCGACGCAACAAGCCCTTTGCTGTATCTTTGCCTCCAGACCGAGGCCAACAGCCTCGTGCAGGCCACTGAAAACGACGGTGTCATTGTGGCTTCCAAGCCTTCGTGGCTGTAG
- a CDS encoding SGNH/GDSL hydrolase family protein, translating to MPHVATAFPARRPALALTMALAMLVAAPRLTHPGLAPPPGPETSLHALTGRLGQFDAAPATGTDTATTYDALRAAVSPSAVRLAVDKTARHPLDGPVAIHRTTRLGSLAAPLRLVSLASKEPAPEPQRLAQAPQPAAPPPPAVKTLSPRPSPPPVHAALAPAVPGKSILVAGDSLSLFLADALRPLLANRPQTAFASRGKVSSGLARPDFFNWEREMAALVAAHRPDTVIVMIATNDNQTLTRPDGSKVAFRRPGWDAEYARRVRRLVELARTANPDTRIHWIGAPVMGDPKLNADVAAINAVIAKELATLPGARFLDVSRTLADAAGHYAPAQQTPDGPRATRTKDGVHLTPYGAKLLASATLASLGPNLAALAKP from the coding sequence ATGCCCCATGTCGCAACAGCTTTCCCTGCCAGACGTCCCGCCCTGGCCCTGACCATGGCCCTGGCCATGCTCGTGGCCGCGCCGCGCCTGACCCATCCCGGTCTGGCCCCGCCGCCCGGCCCCGAAACCAGCCTGCACGCCCTGACCGGCCGTCTTGGCCAATTCGACGCCGCCCCGGCCACGGGCACGGACACAGCTACGACCTATGACGCGCTTCGCGCCGCCGTCTCGCCCTCTGCCGTGCGCCTGGCCGTGGACAAGACGGCCAGACATCCGCTCGACGGCCCCGTGGCCATTCACCGCACCACTCGGCTCGGCTCCCTGGCCGCGCCGCTTCGCCTCGTCAGCCTCGCCAGCAAAGAGCCCGCCCCCGAACCCCAACGCCTGGCCCAGGCCCCGCAGCCGGCCGCGCCCCCGCCGCCGGCCGTCAAAACTCTGTCGCCCAGACCGTCCCCGCCGCCAGTGCATGCCGCCCTGGCTCCGGCTGTCCCCGGCAAAAGCATTCTCGTGGCCGGCGATTCCCTGTCGCTCTTTCTGGCCGACGCCCTGCGACCGCTCCTCGCCAACCGCCCCCAGACCGCCTTTGCCTCGCGCGGCAAGGTTTCAAGCGGCCTGGCCCGGCCCGACTTCTTTAACTGGGAACGCGAAATGGCCGCCCTGGTCGCCGCCCACCGGCCCGATACCGTCATCGTCATGATCGCCACCAACGACAACCAGACGCTCACCCGGCCCGACGGCTCCAAAGTGGCCTTCCGCCGCCCCGGCTGGGACGCCGAATACGCCCGCCGCGTCCGCCGCCTCGTGGAACTGGCCCGCACGGCCAATCCGGACACCCGCATCCACTGGATCGGCGCGCCGGTCATGGGCGATCCCAAACTCAATGCCGACGTGGCCGCCATAAACGCCGTCATCGCCAAGGAACTTGCCACCCTGCCCGGCGCCCGCTTTCTCGACGTCTCCCGCACCCTGGCCGATGCCGCCGGCCACTACGCCCCGGCCCAGCAAACGCCCGACGGCCCCCGCGCCACCCGCACCAAAGACGGCGTCCACCTGACCCCCTACGGCGCAAAACTGCTGGCCAGCGCCACCCTGGCCTCCCTTGGCCCCAATCTGGCCGCGCTGGCCAAGCCCTAA
- a CDS encoding MBOAT family O-acyltransferase translates to MNITSFEFALFFAVILPLNWLLRSRAGAYRLFLLLASYIFYASFNAKFLLILLVFSFLTWFFAVVFAETSDARFRRFCLILYVGFSLGMLIFFKYYEMLYISADWLFRVLSFTSPVPLLDVIMPIGISFFTFQGMSYAIDVYRDPAKVERSLVEVFCFISFFPTILSGPILRAGSFLGQLKKEQVGQVDFTRAFYLLTRGLIKKIIISSYLSEHIVRVTFGAPEGYSSAAVAVGILSYTMQIYCDFSGYSDLAQGIGLLMGFDIPDNFNAPYTSLSLRDFWRRWHITFSTWLRDYLYISLGGNRKGTGRKYVNLVTTMALGGLWHGAAYNFLVWGFIHGFGLIGAHMAGEYRATRLAAREAGRQEALKAAGGLPEPAAGPGVGSALWNAACWTVTFAYVNVAWVFFGAEDAGKAVDILRRAVALDPTGATFRPTCLVLVAVVLLVQLLHLTGRDFFRKSFEWLPFPAQGLALGLAAACILKLGPDGVLPFIYFQF, encoded by the coding sequence ATGAATATTACCAGTTTTGAATTCGCCTTGTTTTTTGCCGTTATTTTGCCGCTCAATTGGCTGTTGCGGTCGCGGGCCGGCGCCTATCGACTGTTTCTGCTGTTGGCCTCCTATATCTTTTACGCCTCCTTCAACGCCAAATTCCTGTTGATCCTGCTGGTTTTCAGCTTCCTGACCTGGTTTTTCGCCGTGGTCTTTGCCGAGACCAGCGATGCCCGGTTCCGGCGGTTCTGCCTCATCCTCTATGTTGGCTTTTCCCTGGGGATGTTGATTTTCTTCAAGTATTACGAGATGCTCTATATCTCGGCCGATTGGCTGTTCCGGGTGCTGTCCTTTACCAGCCCGGTCCCGCTGCTCGACGTCATCATGCCGATCGGCATTTCCTTTTTCACCTTCCAGGGCATGTCCTACGCCATCGACGTCTACCGCGACCCGGCCAAGGTGGAGCGCAGCCTGGTCGAGGTGTTCTGCTTCATCTCCTTTTTCCCCACCATTTTGTCCGGTCCCATCCTGCGGGCCGGCAGTTTTCTGGGCCAGCTCAAAAAAGAGCAGGTGGGGCAGGTCGATTTCACCCGGGCCTTTTACCTGCTGACCCGGGGCCTCATTAAAAAAATCATCATTTCAAGTTACCTGTCCGAGCACATCGTGCGGGTGACCTTTGGCGCGCCCGAGGGCTACAGTTCGGCGGCGGTCGCGGTCGGCATCCTGTCCTACACCATGCAGATCTATTGCGATTTCTCCGGCTATTCCGATCTGGCCCAGGGTATCGGGCTGCTCATGGGCTTTGACATCCCGGACAATTTCAACGCGCCGTACACGAGTCTGAGCCTGCGCGATTTCTGGCGGCGCTGGCATATCACCTTTTCCACCTGGCTTCGAGACTACCTCTATATTTCCTTGGGCGGCAACCGCAAAGGCACGGGCCGCAAGTACGTCAACCTCGTGACCACCATGGCCCTTGGCGGATTGTGGCACGGGGCGGCCTACAACTTCCTGGTCTGGGGATTTATCCACGGTTTCGGCCTGATCGGGGCGCACATGGCGGGCGAGTATCGGGCCACCCGGCTGGCGGCCCGGGAAGCAGGACGGCAGGAAGCCCTGAAAGCGGCCGGCGGACTGCCCGAACCGGCGGCTGGTCCGGGCGTTGGCAGCGCGCTGTGGAACGCGGCCTGTTGGACGGTCACCTTTGCCTACGTCAACGTGGCCTGGGTGTTTTTCGGGGCTGAGGATGCCGGCAAGGCCGTGGACATCCTGCGCCGGGCTGTGGCCCTTGATCCGACCGGCGCGACATTTCGACCCACCTGTCTGGTCTTGGTGGCCGTGGTCCTCCTGGTGCAGCTGCTCCATCTGACGGGGCGGGATTTTTTTCGCAAGAGCTTTGAATGGTTGCCTTTCCCGGCCCAGGGGCTGGCCCTTGGGCTGGCGGCGGCCTGCATCTTGAAGCTTGGACCGGACGGCGTTCTGCCGTTTATATACTTCCAGTTTTAG
- a CDS encoding DUF459 domain-containing protein produces the protein MRNPSQVLLLAVMMVSLILPPGLPVAGAAKVDPAAPAVKRILLVGDSLSIGLGKQLETAFAGQSSARFAYLGKVSSGLANPAFFDWDAQLTAQVASHHPDVVLIMLGANDDKPLPTGEGRSAAFGSKAWEAQYAKRLARLHSIARSQNPSAAVYLIGVPVMGDAAFNASMDKVNAVLAGTAASLPDCTYIDVRDVLADARGAYAPVARTASGAVVKLRADDGVHISGAGSRLLAARLIETIAAPAGLPRGPLLAAIDNRDITPVARAAQTPIHVADLGRPAVPTLAPAPITAPAPAVAKAAAPVAPQSPAKPVLAAAAPKIVEQPAPSPAAPSAAKAQAVVASGQPASVAAAPASSALAYTVADGDTLWSVAKRLGVSADALVAANPGIDPRRLSIGQRLAAPAGVDALVVAQAMQRPSTPSSPAPSVARAHTVADGDNFWSVARQYGVSVAALTEANPGVDPTRLRIGQGLALPVTSQAAVRPAAAGKPHAEAAGGSTAGYVVADGDNFWTIARRLGVGTDDLTRLNAGLDPLHLKPGQVLAVPENARAEARRPATAPASGEARAISDAGLYPVAPGDTLWALSRRFGVSLESLIALNGEVDPVRLKVGQLVTVPADGPITTSELLVFPVSAGDSLWSIARRFDLSVEALAAANPGVDPLHLREGQLLRVPSSLAAVAASGAPKKPAAATPAPAVSEGAPAQAQPVPAVGPAHAPARQHVISEGDTIWELARLYGLSAQRILAENAGLNPVRLQIGQIVQLPVGLAAMAAR, from the coding sequence ATGCGAAACCCGAGTCAGGTCCTCCTCCTGGCCGTCATGATGGTCTCCCTGATCCTTCCTCCCGGTCTGCCCGTTGCGGGCGCGGCCAAGGTCGATCCGGCAGCCCCGGCCGTCAAACGCATCCTGCTCGTGGGCGATTCGTTGTCCATCGGACTCGGCAAGCAGCTCGAAACCGCTTTTGCCGGCCAATCCTCGGCACGTTTTGCCTACCTGGGCAAGGTGTCGAGCGGGCTGGCCAATCCGGCCTTTTTCGACTGGGACGCCCAGTTGACCGCCCAGGTGGCCAGCCATCATCCCGACGTGGTCCTGATCATGCTCGGCGCCAACGACGACAAGCCTCTGCCGACCGGCGAAGGGCGCAGCGCAGCCTTTGGCTCCAAGGCCTGGGAAGCGCAGTACGCCAAGCGCCTGGCCCGGCTGCACAGCATTGCCCGGTCGCAAAACCCGTCCGCCGCCGTCTATCTGATCGGCGTGCCGGTTATGGGCGACGCGGCCTTCAACGCCTCCATGGACAAGGTCAACGCCGTCCTGGCCGGCACTGCCGCCAGTCTGCCGGATTGCACCTATATTGACGTGCGCGACGTGTTGGCCGACGCCCGGGGAGCCTATGCCCCGGTGGCCAGGACCGCCTCCGGCGCAGTGGTGAAGCTTCGGGCCGACGACGGGGTGCACATCTCCGGAGCCGGTTCGCGCCTGCTGGCCGCCCGCCTGATCGAAACCATTGCCGCGCCTGCAGGCCTGCCCCGGGGACCGCTGTTGGCCGCCATCGACAATCGCGACATCACCCCGGTGGCCCGCGCCGCCCAGACCCCGATCCACGTGGCTGATCTGGGCCGTCCGGCCGTCCCGACCCTGGCCCCGGCTCCGATTACCGCGCCGGCTCCCGCCGTTGCCAAGGCTGCGGCCCCGGTCGCGCCCCAGAGTCCGGCCAAGCCGGTGTTGGCGGCGGCCGCCCCGAAAATTGTTGAACAGCCGGCCCCGTCGCCGGCAGCCCCGTCCGCTGCCAAGGCCCAGGCCGTCGTCGCCTCCGGCCAGCCGGCCTCTGTGGCCGCTGCCCCGGCTTCGTCTGCTTTGGCCTATACGGTGGCCGACGGCGACACCCTGTGGTCCGTGGCCAAGCGGCTGGGCGTGTCGGCTGACGCCCTGGTTGCGGCCAACCCCGGCATCGATCCCCGGCGTCTGTCCATTGGCCAGCGTCTGGCTGCGCCGGCCGGGGTGGACGCCCTGGTCGTGGCCCAGGCCATGCAGCGACCGTCCACGCCGTCCAGCCCGGCCCCGTCCGTGGCCCGGGCCCATACCGTGGCCGACGGCGACAACTTCTGGTCCGTCGCCCGCCAGTACGGCGTGAGCGTGGCGGCGCTGACCGAGGCCAATCCCGGCGTCGATCCGACCCGGCTGCGCATCGGCCAGGGACTGGCCCTGCCGGTCACCTCCCAGGCCGCCGTCCGCCCGGCGGCCGCGGGCAAGCCCCATGCCGAGGCGGCAGGCGGGTCCACGGCCGGCTACGTGGTGGCCGACGGCGACAACTTCTGGACCATTGCCCGGCGTCTGGGTGTGGGGACGGATGATCTGACCCGGCTCAACGCCGGGCTCGATCCCCTGCATTTAAAGCCCGGCCAGGTGCTGGCCGTGCCGGAAAACGCCCGGGCCGAGGCCCGGCGTCCGGCGACCGCCCCGGCTTCCGGCGAGGCGCGTGCGATCAGCGACGCGGGCCTGTATCCCGTGGCCCCGGGCGACACCTTGTGGGCCTTGTCGCGCCGCTTCGGCGTGTCCCTGGAATCCCTCATTGCGCTTAACGGCGAGGTTGATCCGGTCCGCCTCAAGGTGGGCCAGCTCGTCACCGTGCCGGCTGATGGCCCGATTACCACTTCGGAACTGCTGGTTTTCCCGGTCTCGGCCGGCGACTCCCTGTGGAGCATCGCCCGTCGCTTTGACCTGAGCGTCGAGGCCCTGGCTGCGGCCAATCCCGGCGTCGATCCCCTGCATCTGCGCGAAGGCCAGTTGTTGCGGGTGCCGTCGTCCCTGGCTGCTGTGGCGGCCTCGGGCGCGCCGAAGAAGCCGGCTGCCGCGACCCCGGCCCCGGCCGTGTCCGAGGGTGCGCCGGCGCAGGCGCAGCCTGTCCCGGCCGTCGGTCCGGCCCACGCCCCGGCGCGCCAGCACGTCATCTCCGAGGGGGACACCATCTGGGAACTGGCGCGGCTGTACGGCTTGAGCGCCCAGCGTATTCTGGCTGAAAACGCCGGGCTCAATCCGGTCCGGCTGCAGATCGGCCAGATTGTGCAGTTGCCGGTGGGCCTGGCCGCCATGGCCGCCCGGTAG
- a CDS encoding 50S ribosomal protein L11 methyltransferase, which translates to MRKLLRVDMTAASGELAERVEAWLSDRAAQGWEEDTAADGASVRFRVHLEDAPPAREFAEEAARDWPELPIAVSTIEEEDWGAAWMAFFTPIEVGGVYEILPPWMADHDTGDRRPILIEPKMAFGTGHHPTTALCLEAFATAHQAGWLTPAMRFLDLGTGSGILGIGLCRLGLTGLGVDIDPQAVWCAADNVRLNGVADGMTLAVGGVGCLAEDSRYEVVVANILAAPLVAMAPRIVSHVAEGGMLVLSGILETQADDVTAAYRAVGLPEPERRVSGEWASLVWR; encoded by the coding sequence GTGCGCAAATTGCTTCGAGTTGATATGACGGCGGCCAGCGGCGAGCTGGCCGAACGGGTGGAAGCCTGGCTCTCGGACCGGGCGGCCCAGGGTTGGGAAGAGGACACGGCCGCAGACGGCGCGAGCGTGCGTTTTCGCGTCCACCTGGAAGACGCGCCCCCGGCCCGGGAGTTTGCCGAGGAGGCGGCCCGGGACTGGCCGGAGTTGCCCATAGCGGTGTCCACCATTGAGGAAGAGGACTGGGGCGCGGCCTGGATGGCCTTTTTTACGCCCATCGAGGTCGGCGGCGTCTATGAGATCCTGCCGCCCTGGATGGCCGACCACGACACCGGGGATCGCCGGCCCATCCTGATCGAACCCAAGATGGCCTTCGGCACCGGCCACCATCCGACCACGGCCCTGTGCCTGGAGGCCTTTGCCACGGCCCACCAGGCCGGCTGGCTCACCCCGGCCATGCGTTTTCTCGATCTGGGCACCGGTTCCGGCATCCTCGGCATCGGCCTGTGCCGTCTGGGCCTGACCGGCCTTGGCGTCGACATCGACCCCCAGGCCGTGTGGTGCGCCGCCGACAACGTCCGGTTAAACGGCGTGGCCGACGGCATGACCCTGGCCGTTGGCGGGGTGGGCTGTCTGGCCGAGGACAGCCGCTACGAAGTGGTCGTGGCCAATATCCTGGCCGCGCCGCTTGTGGCCATGGCCCCGCGCATTGTCTCCCATGTGGCCGAGGGCGGGATGCTGGTCCTGTCCGGCATCCTGGAAACCCAGGCCGACGACGTGACCGCCGCCTACCGCGCCGTCGGGCTGCCCGAGCCGGAGCGCCGGGTGTCCGGGGAATGGGCGTCGCTTGTCTGGCGATGA
- a CDS encoding UDP-glucuronic acid decarboxylase family protein codes for MHLKKRVLVTGGAGFLGSHLCERLLDRGCDVLCLDNYFTGAKQNVLHLLDNPHFELLRHDVTFPLYVEVDEIYNLACPASPIHYQHDPVQTTKTSVHGAINMLGLAKRLRAKIMQASTSEVYGDPSVHPQPESYWGNVNTIGFRSCYDEGKRCAETLFFDYRRQHNLRIKVARIFNTYGPRMHPNDGRVVSNFIIQALRGEPLTVYGQGQQTRSFCYVDDLIEAFIRLMDTPDDFTGPVNTGNPGEFTILELAKLVIEYTGSKSVIEYRPLPTDDPKQRRPDITLAKAKLGWEPKVALAEGLKKTIEYFDQFLRQQ; via the coding sequence ATGCACCTGAAAAAACGTGTTCTCGTCACCGGCGGCGCCGGCTTCCTCGGCTCGCACCTGTGCGAACGCCTGCTCGACCGGGGTTGCGACGTTCTCTGCCTGGACAACTATTTCACCGGGGCCAAGCAAAACGTCCTGCATCTCCTCGATAATCCGCATTTCGAGCTGCTGCGTCACGACGTCACCTTCCCGCTTTATGTGGAAGTCGACGAGATCTACAATCTGGCCTGCCCGGCTTCGCCCATCCACTACCAGCACGATCCGGTCCAGACCACCAAGACCAGCGTGCATGGGGCCATCAACATGCTCGGCCTGGCCAAGCGGTTGCGGGCCAAGATCATGCAGGCCTCGACTTCCGAGGTCTACGGCGACCCGTCGGTGCACCCCCAGCCGGAATCCTATTGGGGCAACGTCAACACCATCGGCTTCCGCTCCTGCTACGACGAAGGCAAGCGCTGCGCCGAGACCCTTTTCTTCGACTACCGCCGCCAGCACAACCTGCGCATCAAGGTGGCCCGTATTTTCAATACCTACGGACCCCGGATGCACCCCAACGACGGCCGGGTGGTCTCCAACTTCATCATCCAGGCCCTTCGCGGCGAGCCGCTGACCGTGTACGGCCAGGGCCAGCAGACCCGTTCGTTCTGCTACGTCGACGACCTCATTGAGGCCTTCATCCGCCTCATGGATACGCCGGACGACTTCACCGGCCCGGTCAACACCGGCAACCCGGGCGAGTTCACCATCCTCGAACTGGCCAAGCTGGTCATCGAGTACACCGGCTCCAAGTCGGTCATCGAGTACCGGCCCCTGCCGACCGACGACCCCAAGCAGCGCCGTCCGGACATCACCCTGGCCAAGGCCAAGCTCGGCTGGGAACCCAAGGTGGCCCTGGCTGAGGGGCTGAAAAAGACCATTGAGTACTTCGACCAATTCCTGCGCCAGCAGTAA
- a CDS encoding glycosyltransferase family 2 protein — translation MTHDEHSRSASGRGGKISLVVPVYNEGQGLYALRDSITAVMDATAYEWDCILVDDGSRDGSWGIVEELSAADPRFKGLMFSRNFGKEMALTAGVEHAIGADAVVCLDADLQHPPEIIPDLLAKWEEGYDIVATIREKVADYSLVKKLGSRTFYWFMSRFTDLDLPPNSTDFRLLDRKVVETLSKFTEGSRMFRGLIDWMGYKKTYISFCAPARSQGEPAYSVKKLFDLAINSFTSFSLVPLRLAGYLGLLIMTVTVPVLGLMVLSNWFLGANITALAFFTVFNTLLIGIVLCALGMMSLYIGHIHTEVVNRPLYIVRSRAGTWDETQ, via the coding sequence ATGACGCATGACGAGCACAGCCGCTCCGCCTCCGGGCGGGGCGGCAAAATATCCCTTGTGGTTCCCGTGTATAACGAGGGCCAGGGACTCTATGCCCTGCGCGACAGCATCACGGCCGTCATGGACGCCACGGCCTACGAATGGGACTGCATCCTGGTCGACGACGGCAGCCGCGACGGCTCCTGGGGGATCGTCGAGGAGCTTTCCGCTGCGGACCCGCGTTTCAAGGGCCTGATGTTTTCCCGCAATTTCGGCAAGGAAATGGCCCTTACCGCCGGAGTCGAGCACGCCATCGGGGCCGATGCCGTGGTCTGTCTCGACGCCGATTTGCAGCATCCGCCGGAAATCATCCCGGACCTGCTGGCCAAGTGGGAGGAGGGCTACGACATCGTGGCCACCATCCGCGAAAAGGTCGCGGACTACTCCCTGGTCAAAAAGCTCGGCTCCAGGACCTTTTACTGGTTCATGAGCCGGTTTACCGACCTCGATCTGCCGCCCAATTCCACAGATTTCCGCCTGCTCGACCGCAAGGTCGTGGAGACGCTGTCCAAATTCACCGAGGGCTCGCGGATGTTTCGCGGCCTGATCGACTGGATGGGCTACAAAAAGACCTACATCTCTTTTTGCGCCCCGGCCCGCAGCCAGGGCGAGCCGGCCTATTCCGTCAAAAAGCTCTTTGATCTGGCCATCAACAGCTTCACCTCCTTTTCCCTCGTGCCGCTGCGCCTGGCCGGCTACCTGGGCCTTTTGATCATGACCGTCACCGTGCCGGTGCTGGGACTTATGGTCCTCAGTAACTGGTTTCTCGGGGCCAATATTACGGCCCTGGCCTTTTTCACGGTCTTCAACACGCTTTTGATCGGCATTGTCCTGTGCGCCCTGGGCATGATGTCGCTCTACATCGGCCATATCCACACCGAGGTGGTCAACCGGCCCCTCTATATCGTGCGCTCCCGCGCCGGAACCTGGGACGAGACGCAGTGA